The genomic DNA CGAGAAATTGTCCCGCAGCGCCACCTCGCGGTCATAGAGGCTGTCATAGTCCCTTATCTGCGACTCGCAGTCGGGATCGCCGAAGCCCTCGCCGCAGCGCGACATCACAATGATGGTGCCGCCCCTCTCCGCCGCCGCAAGCACGTTGCAGAGCGTCTTGGAGGTCTGGTAGAGGTTGATGTCTTTCGGAAAGCCGCCCGCGGTGGCGATGCAGAGCGGATATTTTCTTTCGATCGGCACGGCGTCTATGTCGGAGACGAGCTTCGCCGCCGCGCGGTGCGCCTCAATGACATCACCGGCGAAGGCCTTTATGACTTTATAATCACCGTCCACAACGACGTTGACGATAAAGTCTGGCTTCACCATCCGCGCCGCCTCGACCTGGTCCATGTGAAAGGGGTTGCTAGCAGAGATGTTTCCGCTGCGGACGTCGGGATTTGTCCCGCTCCCCAGCCCTTCGTTCAGCGCCAGCGCGTGGTTTTTCATGATCGTCTCACGCGCCGATATCCCGGGAAGAATGTTCTTCACGCCGCCGCCAAACCCCGCGAGAAAGTGATAAACCACGCCGCCCACAAGGATGAGCCGGTCGCTCCCTGCTGCGATGGAATTTATCTTCACCGGCGTCCCGCGCGAAGTGGTCCCCAGATAGGTGCACTCGCTCTCGGTACAGCTGTGGTCGATTATCCTGACACGCCCGCAGAGCTCCGCCGTGATAAGAGCATCGTGCTCCGCGCTCGTCTGCCGCCGGTGCGTGCCGGTCCCCGACAGGACGGTGATATCCGCGTCCGGGATGCCCAGCCGGTTGAGCCGCTCGACAAGCAGCGGTACGACGACCGCCGGGGACTGCCACTGGCGCGTGATATCGGAGATCGCGATACAGACCTTTTCTCCGGCGTGGAATATTTCGTCGAAGGGCGGCGTGCCCACCGGCGACTCGAGCGAGCGGCGCACATGTTCTTCCGGAGTGCCGGGCAGCAGCTCCACATGGTTTGGTTCGACTACCTCTTTTATAAGCTCGTCGGGGAGGTTTACTTTAAATTCCCCGCCGCCGTATTTCAATGAATGGCGTGACATATTTTTCGCTTCCCTTCCTGCCCAGGCAGAAAAATTTTTGCGCGTTATATTATACAGCCATCACCGCGCGGTGAAAGAGAGGCTTTACACAATCCGCGCCGGAGATTACGCTTCGTCCCATACCCAGTAAAAACCGAGCAGGCCGCTTTCGCAGCCGGCGCGCGCGCGCCGCCCGCCGTCAAGACGGTTGCTTATCGCGTAGGGAAAGCCAAGGCGGAGCACGACCTCGTTAAGGGGCCAGCGGACGCCGGCGATCGATACGCCGGTACAGCTATCGGAAAAAGATAAGAGTGAGAGCGCCTTCGGTCTCCGCGTAAAGGTGAAGGCCGCCTCCGCGGGTCCCTCAATGAGGACCAGCCCCTCCCTCTCGTCGGCGATGCAAAAAGGAACGTGCGGAGAGGAAAAGTTCAAAAAAGAGAGGACTAGGCTCCATAAATGGTCAAATCTGCCGCCCCAGGCGCCCGTTAAAAATATTTTTTTTACCCGATCTTTATTTTTTTCGCGGAAGATATCGAGCGCCAGCTGAAAATCGGTCAGGTCTTTTTCGCTCTGATACCTCTCTATGGGAACACCGTTATCCTCCGCCCAGCGCCAGCTTTCGGCGGAGGCGCTGTCGCAGTCGCCGATAAGACGCCGAGGGATGATCCCCGCGCGGCGGCAGGCCTCTATCCCCCGGTCGACCGCCCACACCTCGCCGCGGAAAGCAAGCTCCGAGAGCCAAAGGGGCGAAGGCTCCCTGCCGCCAAGCACCATCAGAGCGGAATCCACTCCCGTCCCATTATCCTGCTCTATCGTCACCTGCGGCAGTCTTGTCGTCTCCATACGGCGGCCCCCTCCTTTACCTGAATTTTTCCAGCCTCGGCATTATTATATATACGAGCACCATCAGAATGGCAGTCTCGGGAAGTACGCTGCTCCCGTTGTAGAGTATCGAATAGAGCCAGATATTGGTCCCCTCCGGCGCGTAAGAGGCGAAAAATACGACGCCCGAAAGCACCGCCGCGGCAAAGTTCGCGAAACAGGCGCAAAGCACGCCGAGCCATTTTTCCCGCGGGAAGAATCCCGCGATCCCGATCAGCCCGCTGGCAACGGGATAGTCAAGCAGCGCCTGGAGCGGATGCACCACGTAGCCGCCGAGCATAAGACGCAGAAGCCCCGTGACCACGCCGACGAATATTCCGTAGCGCCAGCCGTTCCTGAACGCGAAAATCAGCAGCGGCAGCAGCGTGAGGCTCACGGAGCCGCCCTGCGGCATCGAGAAAAGTTTGAAATAAGAGAGCACCACGGCAAGAGCGATGGAGAGGGCCCCCTCGACGAGTATCCTAAGCGGTATTTTCATTGCTGCATCCTCCAGAGGTCATTATTACACCGGAGATGAAAGAAAAGGTAAATGATTTCTCCATCTTCCCTACGACGGCGTTATCCGTATCAGGTTCAAAGGGTCATGACATGCGTCAATTTCTCAGCCTCGCGACTCCCCCGATGTTAAGAATGTTTTAACAACTCGCCCCATCTTTGTCAAGTTGACAGTACCGTTCGTTAGGATGATAATAACTGCGACTCCGGGGGAGCTTAAGAAGCTGAGAGGAAGTTTTTGACTTCGACCCCAGACCTGATCCGGTTAATGCCGGCGTAGGGAGCGAGGCCGAGAAAAGAAAAGATGCCCCGCTCTGATTAGAGCGGGGTTTTTATTTTGAAAAGGGGTATGGCGATGAAATATGGGATATACCGCGGAATAGCGATGACCGTCGCGGGAAGCGATTCCGGCGGCGGCGCGGGGATTCAGGCCGATCTAAAGACTTTCGCGGCTCTGAAGGTCTTCGGGACCTCGGCGATAACGGCGCTCACCGTTCAAAATTCTCTCGGGGTGACCGGCATCCATAACGCGCCGCCGGAGATAATCAAGGCGCAGATACTCGCCGTGGGCAATGATTTCCCGCTCGGCGCGGTCAAGACGGGGATGCTCGGCAACCGCGAAACGATCAGGGCCGTCGCCGAAGGGCTGTCGGAGCTGGGAATAAAAAAGATCGTCGTCGATCCGGTGATGGTGGCCCAGAGCGGGGACTCCCTGCTCGCCGCCGACGCCGTCGAGGCGGTGAAGGAGATCATCGTGCCGTTGGCGTCGATCGTCACCCCTAACCTCCCGGAGGCCGAAAAGCTGACGGGGATGAGGATAGAGAGCGTCGAGGAGATGACGGCCGCGGCGCGCGAGATCGCAAAGCTCGGCTGCGGCGCGGTGCTCGTCAAGGGCGGCCATCTCGCGGGCGAGCCGGAGATCATCACGGACGTGCTGCTCGCGGACGGCAAAATCTCGCTGCTGCAGGACAGAAGGATTGAGACGACGGCAAACCACGGCACCGGCTGTACTCTGAGCTCGGCAATCGCCGCGGAGCTTGCCGCCGGTCTCGGACTTGAGGAGGCGGTGGCACGCGCGCGGCAGTACCTACGGGCGGGACTTCACTACGGGGTGACGGCGGGGCACGGCGCGGGCTGCCTCGGACACGCCGTCACCATGCCGTGGACCGAGATCGTTCATGGCTAGGCCTCTCGTCTACCAGATAACGAACGGCGTCTCCGCGCAGCTCCAGGCCGACTGCGTCGCGCTGCTCGGCGGCGCTTCGATAATGTCGCGCCAGATCGCGGAGGCGGGAGAGATCGCCGCCACCTGCGACGCGCTGCTGATCAACATCGGCACGCCGCCTGACGACGCCCTTGCGCTCTACCGCGCGGCGGCCTCCGCGGCGGCGAAAAACAACGTGCCGATAGTGATAGACCTCGTCGGCTACGGATTTTCAAAATACCGCACGGATATCGCCGACGCGCTGCTCGCCGAATTCCGCTTCTCCGTGATAAAGGGCAACGAGGCGGAGATCGGCGCTCTCGGCGGCAGCGGCGCGGCTCCGCGCGGCGTCTCCTGCGACACGGCGGTAAACGGCGCGGCGCGGCTCGTCGAAGCGTGCGCGAAAAAATACGGCTGCACCGTCTACAGCACCGGAGAGACGGACAACATCTCCGACGGAAGGAACAGCTTCGTCATTGACGGAGGCTCGCCGCTGCTGCGCGGCACCAGCGGGATCGGCTGCGCGCTCGGCAGCGCGACGGCGCTCTACTGCGCGGGGGAAAGGCCGCTGGAGGCGGCGCGGCGCGCACTGAGGCTCTTCCGCCGCGCGGCGGCGGAGGCCGCAGCGGATACGGAGGGCCCCTATTCTTTCAGAATAAAATTCATGGACATGCTTGCTGAATACGGCTCCATATTACGGAATGAGGTGAAATAATTTGGCGGTAGACAGGAAAAGACTCGCGGAACAGCTCCGCCTCTATCTGATCTGCGGCGAGGGCGATACGCCGGACGATGTGCTCGGGAAGACGGCCGCCGCTCTCGAAGGCGGCGTCACAGCGGTCCAGCTGCGCGTAAAGAGCTGGACGGGGCGCGAATGTTACAATACGGCGCTGGCGCTGAAAGATCTCTGTCACGCGCGCGGCGCGGCGCTGCTGGTCAACGACCGGCTGGATATCGCCCTCGCGGCGGGAGCCGACGGCGTCCACCTCGGGCAAAAAGATCTGCCGGTCGGCGCGGCGCGGCGGATCGCGGGGCCGGACTTTATCATCGGCGGCACGGCGCGCACGCCGGAGCTCGCGCGCGAGGCCCAGCGGCTGGGCGCGGACTACATCGGCTGCGGCACGGCCTTCGGCACCGCAACCAAGGACGACGCCGTCGTCATCGGCCCGGAGGGCATCAAAGAGGCGCTTGCGGCGGTTGATATCCCTTCGGTGGCCATCGGCGGCATCGGGCTCGCGAACGTCTCCCGTCTCGCCGGCTGCGGATGCAGCGGGATATCGCTCTCCGGCGCGGTGATGAGGGCCGCCGACCCCAGAGAGGCCGCGAAGGCGCTGATGAGGGAGATAGACAAGAGCCTCGGCTGCTGAGGCACGCCGGTAACTTTTTTGTAAAATTTATTGAACCTGGAGGTAATAAAAATGCAGAACGAAGAAAGAAAAAAGCTATTTAAAAGGGCGGTTCTCGCCGGAGCCTTCGCGGCGGCCGGCGTGGTGCTCTCCGTCGTCTCGATCCCCATGGGGCCGACCAAGTGCTTCCCCTTTCAGCACACGATAAACGTGCTCGCGGGGATAATCCTCGGCCCCTGGTGGGCGGTAGGCGCGGCCTTTACGACGAGCGTCATCAGAAACCTGATGGGCACGGGCAGCCTCTTCGCCTTCCCGGGAAGCATGTTCGGCGCGCTGTTTGTCGGCCTCGCGGCTAAGGCCCTGCCCGAAAGATACAAGGTCTGCGCCGCCTGCGCCGAGCCGGTCGGTACGGGCATCGTCGGAGCCTGGGTAGGAGCGAAGGTTCTCGGCCCCATCCTCGGCAAGGGCATCGGCTTCCTCTTCTTCTCCGGCTCCTTCCTCATGAGCTCCGTCCCCGGCGCGGTGATCGGCGCTCTGCTCGTCTACTGCCTGCAAAAGAGGATGGTGCTGACGCGCACCTTCGGGGCGATGATTTAAAAACAACTTCGCCGGACCTCACGGCGGCGGACGCCGCCGTCCATAAACGGCAGGCGCCGTAGCGCGGGGAATCGACCGCCGCCGCTCCGGCGCCTTTAATATTTCAGCGCCGCGTCCCGCCTTTACCGCTGCCTTTTATCTATCGACGCGTACGCCTCCGCGATCTTCACCAGCATCCCGACGACCAGCTCCATATCATCGGCGCAGGCGAATTCCAGCCGTCCGTGATGGTTGTGGCTCGCCGTCCCGAGATTAGGGCAGGGCAGCCCCATAAAAGAGAGGTTCGCCCCGTCCGTGCCGCCGCGTATCGGGGCGATGAATGGCTCGCCGCCCGCCGCCCTGACGGCCTCCTTCGCGATATCGATCATAAACGGATATTTTTCGACCACCTCGGCCATGTTGCGGTATGTCTGCGTTATCACCGGCTCCGCGCGGCCCTCGCCGTACCTTTCATTGATGCGGCGCGCCGCCTCACGTATCATATCCTCGCGCGCCCTGAGCCTCCGCCCGTCGTGGTCACGAAGGATATACCGCTGAAAGGCGCTCTCCACGCCGCCGCCGCTCTCGTCGAGAAGGAAAAAGCCCTCGCGCCCCTCGGTATTTTCGGGACGTTCCGCCGCCGGCAGCATCGAGAAAAACTCCATCGCCAGCAGCTGCGCGTTTATCAAAACATTCTTCGCCGTCCCCGGATGGACGCTGCGTCCCGTGAAAGAGACATGAGCCGCCGAGGCGTTGAAATTTTCGTAGGATATCTCGCCGAAGCGGCCGCCGTCCACTGTATAGGCAAAGTCGGCGCCGAACCTTTTCAGGTCGAAATGTTCCGTACCGCGCCCGATCTCCTCGTCGGGAGTGAAGGCTATCACGATCTTGCCGTGCCTGATCGAATCGTCGGCCAGCAGCCGCTCCGCCATCGTCAGGATCTCGGCGATCCCCGCCTTGTCGTCCGTGCCGAGCAGAGTCGTGCCGTCGGTGACGATGAGCCTCTTCCCCTCGTAATCCTCCAGAAAGGGAAAATCGGAGACCCTCATGACGATATTTTTATCTTCGCAGAGAACAATATCGCCGCCGCCGTAGTCCACCAGGCGCGTCCTGATATCTTCGCAGGGCGAGGCGGGCGAGACGTCCATATGGGCGATAAGGCCAAGGACGGCGGCCTCCGCCTCTATATTCGCAGGAATGGCGGCATAAAGATAGCAGTGCTCGTCGATGCAAACCTCGGAGAGCCCCATCTCCCGCATCTCCCTCTCAAGCAGACGCGCCATATCCCAGATGCCCGGCGCGCTCGGGCTGCCCGCGCCCTTTTCGTCGGAGGCGCTGGCGATGCGCACATATTCAAGCAGACGTTCATACGCTTTCATTATTCCTTTTCCTTTCTTATTCCCGTAATAAACCGCAGGCGCCGCCGCGTTTCCGGCAGCGGCCGCGCCCTAGCCGTTACCGGCACTCTCGTCCACGTCGAGAGCCTTCAGCCCGTAGCGGAATATGGAGATCATTATCGAGGATATCGCAAAAAGCTCGCAGAGCACGCCGGACCATGATCCAGCGTGCGCGTCGTAGACAAGCCAGAAGGGCGAACTGACAAACATATTCGCCAGCCTGATCTTCTTACCGTTGGTGCTCCACATCGCCGAGGTGGTGACGATCATCGCGGCGCAGGGCAGCAGGCTGAATGCGTCCGTCCAGGTCGCAAAACAGCCGGCGGCAAAGAGGCCGATAAAAAGCCACAGCCACAGCGGGCTGCGGGCCCAGCGTTTTTTAGCGTTAAATAAAATGACGCCGCGCAGCAGCGCAATAAAGAGGGTCGTCGCGCCGGAGAGGGCGCCCAGCATAAAAAAGTGGATGATATAGAGCAGATGTCCGCAGATCTGCATCCCGAAAAGACGGTGCGACGTTTTGCACTGATATGCGCCGATGAGCATCGCCGCACCACCAAACCCTATCGCCTGTGCCAGTATATAATGCCAGTCCATTTATCGCTCATCTCCGGCTGTCATATTCCGCCGCCAAAAGCGGGCGCGGCGGCAAAATAGGTCGGCCTTCACAGCGAGGCCAGCTTTGCGCCCAGCTCCCGCGCCTTCTCCCGCCACCGCTCCTCCGTGCCGTCGTTTACCAGAACAAAGTCGGCCCTGGCCATCTTCTCTTCGCTCGGCAAAAGCCTGTTCTCACGACGGGAGACCTCTTCGGCGTTCCAGCAGCGCTTCGCGTTGCGTTCGACACGCTTCTCGAAGGGGGCGGCGGCGTAGACCACATAATCAAGCCAGCCGTCGTACCCGGCCTCGTAGAGCAGAGGTATCTCCACCACCACCCAGCCGCCGGCCGCGTCCGCCATCTCCTTTATCTCATCCATCGTCCTCTTGTGCAGCAGCTTTGAGGCGAAGCGGTACTCCTCTTCGTCGGTGAATATCTTCGCGGCGATCTTCGCCCACAACTCCCTGTGCGGCGCGTTGAAAAAACCGGCGCCCCAACGCTTTTCCGCCTCCCTCTGTATCTGCGGGTCGTCCCATAGGGAGCGCGCGACGCTATCCGAATCTATAACGCGCGCCCCCATCGCGGCCCACTCTTTACAGAGCATGCTCTTACCAGCGCCAACGTCGCCCGTTAGCCCTATTGTCGGCATGATAGCCGCCTCCCTGCGCGTCGTCTGTAAATTCTTTGACATCTTTCGGTATCTCGCCGAGGAAACGCGACATCGGATTGCGCTGGATGCCGCCAAAGAGCAGGCGGCTCGAGGCGCAGCTGATGTAAAGCTGCTCCCGCGCGCGCGTCATCCCGACATAGCAGAGACGCCGCTCCTCCGCGATATCGCCCTCGCCCGTGACGGAGCGGGCGCTCGGGAAGATACCCTCCTCAAGCCCGATGAGGAAGACCACGGGGAACTCAAGGCCCTTCGCCGCGTGCAGCGTCAGCATGTTGACGGAGTCCTCCATGCCTTCGGGCGAATCCTGGTCGGTTATCAGCGGTATTTCCGTCAGAGCCTGCGTAATGTCGCTCTCCGGCGAGACGATGGAAAGAATTTCCATCACGTTCTCCACGCGCTCCTCCCAGTCGTCAGGATACTCGTCGCGCAGATACTTTTCGTATCCGTTTGAGTCGATGATCGTGCGCACCGCCTCACCGATGTTGTCCTCGTTCGCGAGGATCGCGAGCATGTCGGAGGCGAGCGCCTTCGCGCCGCCGCCCTGCTTGCCCTTGAGGCCGCCGCCATTCGCGAGGACCGATTTCCACAGCTCCTCCGCACCGGCGGACTCCAGCGCCGCGATCGCCTCGCCCAGCAGCTCT from Cloacibacillus sp. includes the following:
- the larA gene encoding nickel-dependent lactate racemase; this encodes MSRHSLKYGGGEFKVNLPDELIKEVVEPNHVELLPGTPEEHVRRSLESPVGTPPFDEIFHAGEKVCIAISDITRQWQSPAVVVPLLVERLNRLGIPDADITVLSGTGTHRRQTSAEHDALITAELCGRVRIIDHSCTESECTYLGTTSRGTPVKINSIAAGSDRLILVGGVVYHFLAGFGGGVKNILPGISARETIMKNHALALNEGLGSGTNPDVRSGNISASNPFHMDQVEAARMVKPDFIVNVVVDGDYKVIKAFAGDVIEAHRAAAKLVSDIDAVPIERKYPLCIATAGGFPKDINLYQTSKTLCNVLAAAERGGTIIVMSRCGEGFGDPDCESQIRDYDSLYDREVALRDNFSIGAYIGYLFCEAAEKFNFIMVTDIPRESFAKMKITAAATLDEALEAAKRLNGGTLEMPVCLMPHGAETLPHIRGEE
- the thiT gene encoding energy-coupled thiamine transporter ThiT → MKIPLRILVEGALSIALAVVLSYFKLFSMPQGGSVSLTLLPLLIFAFRNGWRYGIFVGVVTGLLRLMLGGYVVHPLQALLDYPVASGLIGIAGFFPREKWLGVLCACFANFAAAVLSGVVFFASYAPEGTNIWLYSILYNGSSVLPETAILMVLVYIIMPRLEKFR
- the pepT gene encoding peptidase T, producing the protein MKAYERLLEYVRIASASDEKGAGSPSAPGIWDMARLLEREMREMGLSEVCIDEHCYLYAAIPANIEAEAAVLGLIAHMDVSPASPCEDIRTRLVDYGGGDIVLCEDKNIVMRVSDFPFLEDYEGKRLIVTDGTTLLGTDDKAGIAEILTMAERLLADDSIRHGKIVIAFTPDEEIGRGTEHFDLKRFGADFAYTVDGGRFGEISYENFNASAAHVSFTGRSVHPGTAKNVLINAQLLAMEFFSMLPAAERPENTEGREGFFLLDESGGGVESAFQRYILRDHDGRRLRAREDMIREAARRINERYGEGRAEPVITQTYRNMAEVVEKYPFMIDIAKEAVRAAGGEPFIAPIRGGTDGANLSFMGLPCPNLGTASHNHHGRLEFACADDMELVVGMLVKIAEAYASIDKRQR
- the thiE gene encoding thiamine phosphate synthase translates to MAVDRKRLAEQLRLYLICGEGDTPDDVLGKTAAALEGGVTAVQLRVKSWTGRECYNTALALKDLCHARGAALLVNDRLDIALAAGADGVHLGQKDLPVGAARRIAGPDFIIGGTARTPELAREAQRLGADYIGCGTAFGTATKDDAVVIGPEGIKEALAAVDIPSVAIGGIGLANVSRLAGCGCSGISLSGAVMRAADPREAAKALMREIDKSLGC
- the thiW gene encoding energy coupling factor transporter S component ThiW; translation: MQNEERKKLFKRAVLAGAFAAAGVVLSVVSIPMGPTKCFPFQHTINVLAGIILGPWWAVGAAFTTSVIRNLMGTGSLFAFPGSMFGALFVGLAAKALPERYKVCAACAEPVGTGIVGAWVGAKVLGPILGKGIGFLFFSGSFLMSSVPGAVIGALLVYCLQKRMVLTRTFGAMI
- a CDS encoding hydroxyethylthiazole kinase, with translation MARPLVYQITNGVSAQLQADCVALLGGASIMSRQIAEAGEIAATCDALLINIGTPPDDALALYRAAASAAAKNNVPIVIDLVGYGFSKYRTDIADALLAEFRFSVIKGNEAEIGALGGSGAAPRGVSCDTAVNGAARLVEACAKKYGCTVYSTGETDNISDGRNSFVIDGGSPLLRGTSGIGCALGSATALYCAGERPLEAARRALRLFRRAAAEAAADTEGPYSFRIKFMDMLAEYGSILRNEVK
- a CDS encoding dephospho-CoA kinase, with the translated sequence MPTIGLTGDVGAGKSMLCKEWAAMGARVIDSDSVARSLWDDPQIQREAEKRWGAGFFNAPHRELWAKIAAKIFTDEEEYRFASKLLHKRTMDEIKEMADAAGGWVVVEIPLLYEAGYDGWLDYVVYAAAPFEKRVERNAKRCWNAEEVSRRENRLLPSEEKMARADFVLVNDGTEERWREKARELGAKLASL
- a CDS encoding YgjV family protein, which translates into the protein MDWHYILAQAIGFGGAAMLIGAYQCKTSHRLFGMQICGHLLYIIHFFMLGALSGATTLFIALLRGVILFNAKKRWARSPLWLWLFIGLFAAGCFATWTDAFSLLPCAAMIVTTSAMWSTNGKKIRLANMFVSSPFWLVYDAHAGSWSGVLCELFAISSIMISIFRYGLKALDVDESAGNG
- a CDS encoding thiamine diphosphokinase is translated as METTRLPQVTIEQDNGTGVDSALMVLGGREPSPLWLSELAFRGEVWAVDRGIEACRRAGIIPRRLIGDCDSASAESWRWAEDNGVPIERYQSEKDLTDFQLALDIFREKNKDRVKKIFLTGAWGGRFDHLWSLVLSFLNFSSPHVPFCIADEREGLVLIEGPAEAAFTFTRRPKALSLLSFSDSCTGVSIAGVRWPLNEVVLRLGFPYAISNRLDGGRRARAGCESGLLGFYWVWDEA
- the thiD gene encoding bifunctional hydroxymethylpyrimidine kinase/phosphomethylpyrimidine kinase — its product is MKYGIYRGIAMTVAGSDSGGGAGIQADLKTFAALKVFGTSAITALTVQNSLGVTGIHNAPPEIIKAQILAVGNDFPLGAVKTGMLGNRETIRAVAEGLSELGIKKIVVDPVMVAQSGDSLLAADAVEAVKEIIVPLASIVTPNLPEAEKLTGMRIESVEEMTAAAREIAKLGCGAVLVKGGHLAGEPEIITDVLLADGKISLLQDRRIETTANHGTGCTLSSAIAAELAAGLGLEEAVARARQYLRAGLHYGVTAGHGAGCLGHAVTMPWTEIVHG